GTTCTTCCAGTCCTGGTTCGACTTCTACCCGGCCTTCATCGCCGAGAGCGGCGGCAAGCAGCTGGTCGAGGACGGCAAGCCGCAGTTCGACACGGCGGCGGGCCGCCGGGTGGCCGCCTTCTGGCGGCAGATGTACGCGGAGAAGCTCGCCCCGCAGGAGTCCTACCCGGGCGACGCGCTCGGTGAGCAGAAGACCGCGATGTCGACGGTCGGCCCCTGGGCCGTCGCGGCCTACAAGGACAGCCTGGACTGGGGAGTCGTCCCGGTCCCGACCTCCGACGGCAGGCCCGCGAGCGAGATCCACACCTTCGGCGACGAGAAGTCCATCGGGATGTACAGCTCCTGCAAGAACCGGGCCACCGCCTGGGACGTGCTGAAGTTCGCCACGTCGAAGGAACAGGACGGCAGGTTCCTCGCCGTCACCGGCCAGATGCCGATGCGCGAGCACCTGGTCTCCACGTATCCCGGCTTCTTCGCCGAGAACCCGTCCTACAAGGCCTTCGCCGACCAGGCGGAGCGCGTCGTCGAGGTCCCCAACGTGCCCGGATCGATCGACATGTGGCAGGCGTTCCGCGACGCCTGGACGCGATCGGTGATCTTCGGCCGTCAGTCCACCGCAGCCGCCCTGCACGATGCCGACGTCAGGATCACCAAGATCCTCGCCGAGTACTGAGGCCCGCCATGAACCTTCTCCAAGCCAAGGCCCCCGCCCGGCGCGGCACTTCGCGCATAGGCGCGCTCTTCGTCACCCCTTACGTGGTGTTCGTACTCGCCGTCTTCGCGGTTCCCCTCGTCTACACGGTGTGGATCTCCTTCCACCGCTTCTACTTCACCGCCCCCGGCGCCGACGCCGACACCCCCTGGGTGGGACTGGACAACTACCGGGCGGTGTTCACGGATCCGGTGGTGGGCCAGGCCTTCCTCAACATCCTGGTCTTCCTGGTCATCAATGTGCCGCTGACCGTGGGCCTATCCCTGGTCCTCGCCTCGGCGCTCAATGCCAAGCTGCCGTTCCGGTCCTTCTTCCGGGCCGCCTACTACGTTCCGTACGTCACCGCGAGCGTGGCCCTGGTCGCGGTCTGGCAGTTCCTGTTCGGCGGCAGCGGACTGGTCAACAACCTGCTGGGCGACCTCGCCCCCGATCCGTCCTGGCTGGTCAACTCGACGCTCGCGATGCCGGTGATCGCCTTCTTCGTCACCTGGAAGCAGCTCGGCTTCTTCGTGATGCTGTACCTCGCCGCACTGCAGAACGTCGGCAGGGAGCTGTACGAGGCCGCGTCCGTCGACGGGGCGGGCCGCATCCGCCAGTTCTTCTCCGTCACCGTGCCGGGTGTCCGCCCCGCGACCACCCTGGTCGTCATCTACGCGGTCATCACCGGCGCGAACCTCTTCAGCGAGCCCTATCTGCTGACCGGCGGGGGCGGCCCCGACCATGCCTCCGCCTCCCCGGTGCTGCTCATGTACCAGAAGGGCATCGAGCAGGGGCACCCCGACTTCGCCGCCGCGCTCGGCGTCGTACTGGTGGCCTTCGTGCTCGCCGTCTCCCTGCTCGCCCGCAGGCTCACCGAGAGGGGCAACTGACACCATGAGCACAACTGCCGCCACCACGCCCCCGCGGGCGCACAACCGGCTGGGCCGCAGGGTCCGGCTCCTGGTCCTCCTGGCCGGTGCCCTCGCCTTCCTCTTCCCCTTCTACTACATGGTGGTCGGGTCGCTCCGGGCCACCACCACCGGCGCCCTCTCCTCCGCCGTCCCCGCCGACGTCACCGGCGGAAACTACGCGGCGATCAACGGCGCCATCTCGCTGGGCCGTTCACTGCTGAACTCGGGCATCATGACCGGCGGCGTACTTCTGTGCACCCTGGTCTTCGGGCT
This sequence is a window from Streptomyces sp. NBC_01217. Protein-coding genes within it:
- a CDS encoding extracellular solute-binding protein; this encodes MLRRTAYALLVLALSATATACARSGPDAVTAAASRGPITVWLSNNAQEVEWGEKMVADWNRQHPDQRITAQSIPAGKTSEEAISASIIAGSTACLVFNTSPAAVPQFEKQAGLVPLSDFPDGAKYIEGRTGPLAAQYRSADGSYYQMPWKSNPGMILYNKKIFKKAGLDPEHPRLTTYDEFLETSRKIVRSGAAEAAIWPAPSSEFFQSWFDFYPAFIAESGGKQLVEDGKPQFDTAAGRRVAAFWRQMYAEKLAPQESYPGDALGEQKTAMSTVGPWAVAAYKDSLDWGVVPVPTSDGRPASEIHTFGDEKSIGMYSSCKNRATAWDVLKFATSKEQDGRFLAVTGQMPMREHLVSTYPGFFAENPSYKAFADQAERVVEVPNVPGSIDMWQAFRDAWTRSVIFGRQSTAAALHDADVRITKILAEY
- a CDS encoding carbohydrate ABC transporter permease encodes the protein MNLLQAKAPARRGTSRIGALFVTPYVVFVLAVFAVPLVYTVWISFHRFYFTAPGADADTPWVGLDNYRAVFTDPVVGQAFLNILVFLVINVPLTVGLSLVLASALNAKLPFRSFFRAAYYVPYVTASVALVAVWQFLFGGSGLVNNLLGDLAPDPSWLVNSTLAMPVIAFFVTWKQLGFFVMLYLAALQNVGRELYEAASVDGAGRIRQFFSVTVPGVRPATTLVVIYAVITGANLFSEPYLLTGGGGPDHASASPVLLMYQKGIEQGHPDFAAALGVVLVAFVLAVSLLARRLTERGN